The DNA sequence AACCTCGTGCTCACCGCAGTAATCGTGGGGGTACTCGTATGATCGGACTACTCAAATCGATGGCAACGACGATGAAGCACGCGCTGGACGGCTCGACCTTCACGGTCGAGTACCCGGAGACGGCACCCGACGTCTCGCCGCGATTCCGTGGCGTCCACAAGTTCAGTCAGGAGCGGTGTATCTGGTGTCGCCAGTGTGAGAACGTCTGTCCGAACGATACGATCCAGATCGTTATGGACGACCAGCGAAACGGCGAACAGTACAACCTCCACATCGGCCAGTGTATCTACTGCCGACTCTGCGAGGAGGTGTGCCCGGTCGACGCCATCCTGCTCACCCAGAACTTCGAGTTCACCGCGGACACGAAACACGACTTCGTGTACAACAAGGAGCAGCTGAAGGCCGTTCCGTGGTACAAGGACATCGATCCGCTCGAGTCCCGCGAACCCGATCGGGGCGCGTGGATCGGCGAAGGTGAAGGGGAGGTCGATTACCAGTAACGGGTCGCCCGTCCCCAGAGAACGGGCAACTACCAACAATGACATACGAGCTGATCGCGTTCGCGCTGTTCGCCGCCGTCACGCTCGCCAGCGCGCTCGGCGTCGTGCTCATGCGTGATCCATGGCACTCGGCGCTGTTGCTGGGCGTGGCGCTTTTGAGCATCGCGGTGCACTTCGTGATCCTGGCGGCGGAGTTCGTCGCCATGATGCAGATTCTCGTCTACGTGGGCGGGGTGCTCATCCTCATCACGTTCGCCGTGATGCTCACCCAGCGCGAGGACACGGACGAGGTGGTACAGACATGACGAACGGTCCGAAACTCCGACTCGGCGGCTCCCTGGCTCCCGGCCTTCTCGCCGTCGCCCTCTTCGGGGTGATGGCGTTGATCGTCGTGAACACGCCGTTCGCGGCGATGCCGGCGGAGGGCTTCGCGCCGGCCGACACGACGATCACCGAGAACATCGGCTACGCATTGCTCGACCTCTCGGCGCTCCAGCAGATCGACAGCGAGCCGTTCCTCGTCTCGTTCCTGCTGATCGCGGTCGTGCTGGACGCCGCGCTCGACGCCTCGCTCGTCCTCGCGAAACGCGAGGAGGCGGGCGAACCGGTCGCCGCGCTCTCGAGTACGGGAGCGGAGACTGGCTCGGGCGCCGGTGCCGGCGCGTCCACCCCGGCCGATCGGGCGGTCGCCGACGGCGGGAACGAGTCGACGGTCGACGCGGACGCGGGAGGTGACGATCGATGAGCGTCGCCGTCGAGTACTACGTCCTGCTGTCGATGGCCCTGTTCTCGATCGGGCTGTTCGGCATCCTGACGCGTCGCAACGCACTGATGTTCCTGATGTCCGTCGAACTCATGCTGAACGCGGCGAACATCAACCTGATCGCGTTCGCGTTCTACCACGGCAACCTCACGGGGCAGGTGTTCGCGCTGTTCACCATGGCCCTGGCCGCCGCAGAGGTCGCCGTCGGACTCGGGATCATCCTGGTGCTGTACCGTAACTTCCGTGACGTCGACGTCACGGTACCAACGACGATGAGGTGGTAAGATGGCAGCCACAGGCACATTCGGCTTCGCTCCGGCGATCGCACTGTTCCCGCTCGCGGCCTTCGTCATCGCGCTCGTCTTCGGCAACTATTTGCCGAAGAAGGGGGCGATCCCGGGCATCGCAGCGACGGGCGGTTCGTTGCTGCTCTCGCTGTTGATGGTCCGGGCCGTCGCGAGCGGCGAGTCCTATCACGAGACGCTGTACACGTGGGCGGCCGGCGACGCGACGAGCGAGGCCGGCGCGCAGGGGATCGAGTTCACGTTCGGGGTCCTGATCGATCCGCTCTCGGCGCTGATGCTGGTGATCGTCTCGTTGATCGCCTTCCTCGTCCACGTCTTCAGCCTCGGGTACATGAACGCCGAGGGCGAGACCGGTCTCCCGCGGTACTACGCCGGACTCGGCCTCTTCACGTTCAGCATGCTCGCGTTCGTTTACGCGGACAACCTGCTGATGGCGTTCATGTTCTTCGAACTCGTGGGACTCTGTTCGTTCCTGCTGATCGGGTTCTGGTTCCGCACGAAATCCGCGCCCTCGGCAGCGAAGAAGGCGTTCCTGGTCACGCGCTTCGGAGACTACTTCTTCCTCGTCGGCGTCGTCGCGATCGCGGCCACGTTCGGCACGCTCGGCTTCGCCGGTGACGACTCCTTCGTCACTGCGGCGGAGACGGCGATCGACGACGGGACGACGCTGTTCGGCTTCGACGCCGGGACCTGGGTAACGATCACCGGCCTGCTCGTCCTGGGTGGGGTCATCGGGAAGTCCGCACAGTTCCCGCTTCACACGTGGCTCCCGGACGCCATGGAGGGCCCGACGACCGTCTCGGCGCTGATCCACGCGGCGACGATGGTCGCCGCGGGCGTCTACCTCGTCGCCCGGATGTACGGCTACTACGCACTCAGCCCGACCGCGCTCGCGATCATCGCGTTCGTCGGCGGCTTCACGGCGCTGTTCGCGGCGACGATGGGCGTCGTCAAGGACGACATCAAGCAGGTGCTGGCGTACTCGACGATCAGCCAGTACGGCTACATGATGCTCGGGCTGGGCGTCGGCGGCTACGTCGCCGGGGTCTTCCACCTGATGAACCACGCGTTCTTCAAGGCCCTGCTCTTCCTCGGTGCCGGTTCCGTCATCGTCCTCATGCACCACGAACAGGACATGTGGGAGATGGGCGGCCTGAAGGACAAGGCCCCCGTCACCTACTACACGTTCCTCGCCGGCGCGCTCGCGCTCGCGGGGATCGTCCCGTTCTCGGGCTTCTGGTCGAAAGACGAGGTCCTCTACGACGCGCTGATCGTCGGCCTCGAGGAACCGGTCATCCTCGCGGCCTACGCGATGGGCCTGCTCGCCGTCTTCTTCACCGGCTTCTACACCTTCCGGATGGTATTCCTGACCTTCCACGGTGAACCGCGAACCGAGACGGCCGAGGACCCCCACGCGGTGGGCTGGTCGATCAAGGCCCCGCTGGTCGTCCTCGGCGTCCTCGCGACGGTCGCCGGCCTCGTGAACCTCGCCCCGATCGCCAAACTCGCGAGCCTGGACATCACGTACCTCGAGTTCTGGCTCGACGGCGAGTACGGCGTCGTCGAGGGGCTGACCTACCACGCCTACCACGAGACGGTCCCCTTCGAGGAAGGGGCGATCGGTTCCGAGACGCTGACGCTGGTGCTCGGTGCCGGTCTCTCGCTCGGACTGGCGCTGGCTGGCGCGTTCACGGCACACACCTTGTACAACGTTCCCGAACCGACGCGCCACACGACGAAACTCGGCGCCGCGTACGACGTCCTGCGGAGCAACTACTACCAGGACGAGTACCAGGTCTGGCTCGCGGAGGGCCTGACGCTCCCGCTCGCTCGCGCGGCCGATCGTTTCGACCAGACCGCGATCGACGGCGCCGTCGATGGCGTCTCGACCGTCAGCCTGTTCGGCGGTGATCGGGTGAAGCGACTGCAAACGGGGATCGTGACGAACTACGCGGCACTGCTGGTGACCGGATTCATCCTGTTACTGCTGGTGCTCGGCTATCTCGGCGGGTGGTTCCTATGATGATCGAGACACTCATCGCTGTCACGCTGGTCGGCGCGCTCGTCACGTTCGTCGCGCCGAATCGTATCGCCGGCAAACTGGCCTTCCTCATCAGCCTCGTTCCCGCGGGGCTCAGCCTCTGGCTGTTCGCCGCCTTCGACGGCAGCGGAAATGCCCTGCTCGACGGCGACCTCGCGTTCGAGTCGCAGGTCGAGTGGCTCCAGTTCGGCGACTACGCGATCTCGTGGTTCGTCGGCCTCGACGGCATCTCCCTGCCGCTTGTCGTGCTGACGACGATCCTGACGACGCTGGCGATCGTGAGTTCGTGGACGCCGATCGACGAGCGCGAGTCGCAGTTCTACGGTCTCCTGCTGTTCATCGAGACGAACCTGATCGGCGTCTTCGTCGCGCTGGATTTCTTCCTCTGGTTCGTCTTCTGGGAGGCCGTGCTGATCCCGATGTACCTGCTGATCGGCGTCTGGGGCGGCCCGCGCCGGAAGTACGCGGCGATCAAGTTCTTCGTCTACACGAACGTGGCGTCGCTCGTGATGTTCGGGTCGTTCGTCGCGCTCGTGTTCGGCCTCGGCGACGAGGTCACGAGCTTCGCCCTGCCCGAGATCGCGAGCGCGATGCTCGCGGGCGGCCCGGAGGGCTTCCTCGGCCTCGGCGGCACGACGCTCGCCTCGGTCGTCTTCGTCGCGATGTTCCTCGGGTTCGCGGTGAAGGTCCCGGTGGTGCCGTTCCACACGTGGCTTCCCGACGCCCACGTCGAGGCCCCGACGCCTGCCTCCGTGTTGCTCGCGGGCGTCCTGCTGAAGATGGGGACTTACGCGTTGCTCCGGTTCAACTTCACCATGTTCCCCGACCAGGTCGAGGCCTACGCCGTCCCGATCGCCGCGATCGCGGTGATCAGCGTCATCTACGGCGCGATGCTGGCGCTGGCCCAGACCGACCTCAAGCGGATCGTCGCCTACTCGTCGGTCTCGTCGATGGGCTACGTCATCCTCGGACTGATCGCCTACACCCAGTGGGGCGTCGGCGGCGCGACCTTCCAGATGGTCTCGCACGGACTCATCTCGGGACTGATGTTCATGGCCGTCGGCGTCGTCTACAACGCGACTCACACCCGGATGGTCACCGACATGTCCGGGCTTGCCGATCGGATGCCCGTCGCCGTCGGCATCCTCGTCGCCGGCGCGTTCGGCTACATGGGGCTGCCGCTGATGAGCGGATTCTTCGGCGAGTTCACGATCTTCTTCGGGTCCTTCGGCTCCGAGCAGCTCCCGTACTCGC is a window from the Halosolutus amylolyticus genome containing:
- a CDS encoding NuoI/complex I 23 kDa subunit family protein encodes the protein MIGLLKSMATTMKHALDGSTFTVEYPETAPDVSPRFRGVHKFSQERCIWCRQCENVCPNDTIQIVMDDQRNGEQYNLHIGQCIYCRLCEEVCPVDAILLTQNFEFTADTKHDFVYNKEQLKAVPWYKDIDPLESREPDRGAWIGEGEGEVDYQ
- a CDS encoding NADH-quinone oxidoreductase subunit J, whose product is MTYELIAFALFAAVTLASALGVVLMRDPWHSALLLGVALLSIAVHFVILAAEFVAMMQILVYVGGVLILITFAVMLTQREDTDEVVQT
- the nuoK gene encoding NADH-quinone oxidoreductase subunit NuoK; this encodes MSVAVEYYVLLSMALFSIGLFGILTRRNALMFLMSVELMLNAANINLIAFAFYHGNLTGQVFALFTMALAAAEVAVGLGIILVLYRNFRDVDVTVPTTMRW
- the nuoL gene encoding NADH-quinone oxidoreductase subunit L, with the translated sequence MAATGTFGFAPAIALFPLAAFVIALVFGNYLPKKGAIPGIAATGGSLLLSLLMVRAVASGESYHETLYTWAAGDATSEAGAQGIEFTFGVLIDPLSALMLVIVSLIAFLVHVFSLGYMNAEGETGLPRYYAGLGLFTFSMLAFVYADNLLMAFMFFELVGLCSFLLIGFWFRTKSAPSAAKKAFLVTRFGDYFFLVGVVAIAATFGTLGFAGDDSFVTAAETAIDDGTTLFGFDAGTWVTITGLLVLGGVIGKSAQFPLHTWLPDAMEGPTTVSALIHAATMVAAGVYLVARMYGYYALSPTALAIIAFVGGFTALFAATMGVVKDDIKQVLAYSTISQYGYMMLGLGVGGYVAGVFHLMNHAFFKALLFLGAGSVIVLMHHEQDMWEMGGLKDKAPVTYYTFLAGALALAGIVPFSGFWSKDEVLYDALIVGLEEPVILAAYAMGLLAVFFTGFYTFRMVFLTFHGEPRTETAEDPHAVGWSIKAPLVVLGVLATVAGLVNLAPIAKLASLDITYLEFWLDGEYGVVEGLTYHAYHETVPFEEGAIGSETLTLVLGAGLSLGLALAGAFTAHTLYNVPEPTRHTTKLGAAYDVLRSNYYQDEYQVWLAEGLTLPLARAADRFDQTAIDGAVDGVSTVSLFGGDRVKRLQTGIVTNYAALLVTGFILLLLVLGYLGGWFL
- a CDS encoding complex I subunit 4 family protein — protein: MMIETLIAVTLVGALVTFVAPNRIAGKLAFLISLVPAGLSLWLFAAFDGSGNALLDGDLAFESQVEWLQFGDYAISWFVGLDGISLPLVVLTTILTTLAIVSSWTPIDERESQFYGLLLFIETNLIGVFVALDFFLWFVFWEAVLIPMYLLIGVWGGPRRKYAAIKFFVYTNVASLVMFGSFVALVFGLGDEVTSFALPEIASAMLAGGPEGFLGLGGTTLASVVFVAMFLGFAVKVPVVPFHTWLPDAHVEAPTPASVLLAGVLLKMGTYALLRFNFTMFPDQVEAYAVPIAAIAVISVIYGAMLALAQTDLKRIVAYSSVSSMGYVILGLIAYTQWGVGGATFQMVSHGLISGLMFMAVGVVYNATHTRMVTDMSGLADRMPVAVGILVAGAFGYMGLPLMSGFFGEFTIFFGSFGSEQLPYSQVFTPLAMFGIVIVAGYLLFALQRTVFGPYHLETDYEVGHAPLHDVAPMFVLLGLIILLGVAPDVIFEMITDAVDPIIANGGEL